The genomic region GTCCCGCACAACGTCAACGCGACGCCGGCGTCGGGGAACTTCACGTTCGTGCAGGTCCTGGTCAAGCGCACCAACGGGCGGACCGGCAACAGCCCCACCAAGTGGATCCAGGCGTCGCTCGGGGCGGAGTGCCCGGCCGGGCCGCAGGTCAAGGTCGGGACCTTCAACGTCCGCGGCTGGCGCCACGACAAGAAGCTCGGCGCGGGGTTCACCTGGCAGCACCGGGGTCCGCGCGTCGTCTCGACCATCCTGCGCAGCGGGTCCGGCGCGGTCGCCCTGCAGGAGGCCGGCAGCAACGGGGGCCAGGGCTACGGCCCCCAGCGCCAGTGGCAGTGGATCGTCAGCCGGCTCAACGCCGCCGCGGGGTCCTCCGGCCAGTGGCGCGCCGCCTCCGACGACCCGTACTCCGAGGGTGGCCGCGGCTACGTCGGGACCCGGCTGATCTACGACGCCGCCCGCTTCGACCAGCTGGGCACGGGCGTCGCCAGCGTCACCGACCCCAGCGGTGTGCCGAACGCGTGGACGCCGTGGGTCCAGCTGCGCGACCGCGCCAGCGGCCGGGCCTTCCACCTGGTCTCGGTCCACCTCATGGTCGGCGAGAGCCGCAAGGCCTACAAGATCCGGGGCCGGCAGACCCAGAAGGTGATCGCGCTGGCCCGGAGCCTGGCCGCCGGGGGCGGGCAGGTCTTCGTCGCGGGCGACTTCAACTCCACCGTGAACACCAAGCCGAGCAACAACGTGCACCGCGCGATGCTCGCGGCCGGGTTCTACGACGCGTTCGCGACCCGGAACCTGGTGAACTCCAAGTACGGCACCGGCCACGGGTTCAACTTCCCGGTCCGACCCTCGCCGTACCGCCGCGACTACGTGATGAGCCTCGGCCCGGTCCAGGGTTCCTGCGGCCTGTGGAACATGGCCTACCGGCACAAGAAGGACGTCGCCTCCGACCACTTCATGCAGGTGGCCACGCTGCCGCTGGGCTGACCCGGCGGCAGCGCGGCACCCCCTGATGTCGCGCGGTGTCGAGCGGGGTCGAGCGTGTCGCTCAGACGGGCACGTGCTCGGCGGCGACGTCGAGGACCCAGGTGACGCCGAACCGGTCGGTCAGCATCCCGTAGAGCGGTGCCCAGCCGGCGGGCGCCAGCGGGACGACGACAGTCGCTCCGGCGGCCAGCCGGTGCCAGTACGCCGCGACCTCCTCGGCGTCCTGGCCCCGCACCGAGACGAAGTACGGCGCCTGGCCCGGGCTCCACGGCCGTGAGGACGGCACGTCGTAGGCCATCACGTGGAAGCCGTCGCCGGAGACGACCTGGCCCCACATGACCTGGTCGGCCTCGTCGGGGCGCTCGACGCTGTGAGCGTCCTGGTAGGTGACGGCGACCAGGTCGCCGCCGAACACGGACCGGTAGAACTCCAGCGCGGCGCGGGCCTGGCCGCGGAAGTTGAGGTGGGGGACGGTGCTGATGGTCATGGACGTTCCTCTGTTGTCCTGCGGGTCTAGGGACCCGGGTCGGTCGCGGCCGGTCGGCCTGCTGCTCCGACACTGCCGGTAGTAACGGACAGGATGTGTCCTGTACTTCGGGCACTCTGGAGCCATGGCGACGACCTCCGGACGACTGCTGGCGCTGCTGTCCCTGCTCCAGTCGCGCCGCGACTGGCCCGGCCAGCTGCTGGCCGAGCGACTCGAGGTCAGCGAGCGCACGGTGCGCCGTGACGTGGAGCGGCTCCGGGAGCTCGGTTATCCGATCGGGGCCGTCAAGGGTCCCGACGGCGGCTACCGGCTGCAGGCCGGCGCCGAGCTGCCGCCGCTGCTCTTCGACGACGGCCAGGCGGTCGCGCTGGCCGTCGCGCTGCGGACCGCCGCCGGCTCCGGCGCGGAGGTCGGCGAGGACGCCGCCCGCGCGCTGGCCACGGTGCGCCAGGTGATGCCGTCCCGGCTGCGCCACCGGATCGACGCGGTGCAGGTCTCGGCCGTGGGCCCGCGTGCCGGTGCGGCGGCGGCCCGGGTGGATCCGCAGGTCCTCGTCACGCTCGCCGGGGCCGTGCGCAGCCGCGAGGTGGTCCGGTTCGACTACGCACCCGCGGACGTCTCGGCGGACGGCTCCCCCGACCCGGACGTCGACCCGGACGCCGGCCGGCCGCCGCGCCGGGTCGAGCCGCACCACGTCGTGACCCGGGCTGGGCGCTGGTACCTCGTGGGCTGGGACTCGGACCGAGCGGGCTGGCGGGTGTTCCGGGCCGACCGGATCTCACCGCGGACGCCCCTCGGTCCCCGGTTCGCGCCCCGCGAGCTCCCGGACGGGGTCGACGTCGGCACCTTCCTCGCCGGGCGGTTCCGCGGGTCGACCCGCCGCGACGACTGGCCCTGCCGGGGCGAGGTCCTGATCGACCTGCCCGCCGGCGAGGTGGCGCCGTACGCCCACGACGGCCTGGTCGAGGCCCTGGGCCCGGATCGGTGCCGTCTGGTCGTGGGCTCCTGGTCCTGGGCCGGCCTGGTGGCGCTGATCGGGCGGTACGACGCCGAGCTGGAGGTGGTCGGCCCGCCCGAGCTCCGCGCCGAGCTCGCCCGCACCGCCGCCCGGTTCACCCGCGCCGCCGAGCGGGTCCCGGCCCGTCCCGGCCGGGCTGACCGGCGTTCAGGCGGGCCGCCTGCCGGGTGAGGTGGTCGCGCTCGGCGAGGTCGGCCGCCCGGTGGGCGGCCTCGGCGTACAGCCGGGCGGCGCCCGCGACGTCGCCGTCGCGCTCGTGGAGGTGGGCCGCGACGGCGGCGTACCGGGGCAGCGCCGGGTCCAGCTCCGCCAATGCCGCCAGCCCGGCGCGCGCCCCGTCCGCCTCGCCGAGGGCCACCGCGCGGTTGAGGCGGGCGATCGGGCTGCCGGTGAGCCGGACCAGCTCGTCGTACCACTCCACGATCTGCACCCAGTCGGTCTCCTCGGCGGTGCGGGCGTCGGCGTGCAGGGCGGCGATCGCCGCCTGGGCCTGGAACTCGCCCAGCCGGTCCCGGGCCAGGGCGGCCTGGAGGATGGCGATGCCCTCGGCGACCCGCCGGACGTCCCACCGGTCGCGGTCCTGCTCGGCGAGCGGCACCAGGCTGCCGTCGGGCGCGGTGCGGGCCGGTCGCCGGGCGTGGTGGAGCAGCATCAGCGCGAGCAGCCCGGCGACCTCCGGGTGGTCGATGGTGCCGGCCAGCTGGCGGGTCAGGCGGATGGCCTCGGCGGCCAGGTCGACGTCGCCGGAGTAGCCCTCGTTGAAGACGAGGTACAGCACCCGCAGCACCGTGGCGACATCCCCGGGCTGGTCGAACCGGACGCCGGAGACGGTCCGCTTGGCGCGGCTGATCCGCTGCGCCATCGTGGCCTCGGGGACGAGGTAGGCCTGCGCGATCTGCCGGGTGCTCAGGCCGCCCACGGCCCGCAGCGTCAGCGCGACCGCCGACGCCGGGGAAAGCGAGGGGTGGGCGCACAGGAAGTAGAGCTGCAGGGTGTCGTCGCGCGGACTGCCCGGCCCGGGCGGCGGCTCGTCCTCCACCCGCTCCTCACGCCGGCGCCGGGAGGCCTCGGCGCGCGTGGCGTCGAGGAACCGGCGCCACGCCACCGCGACCAGCCAGGCCTTCGGGTCGCGCGGCGGGCTCGGCGGCCAGGTGCGGACGGCTTCGAGCAGCGCGTCCTGGACGGCGTCCTCGGCCGCCGCGAAGTCGGCTCCGCGGCGGACGAGGACCCCGATCACCGACGGCGTGAGCGCCCGCACCAGCGGCTCGTCCACCTCGCCGGGTCCCAGGCCCGAGGTCACGGGGTGACGGTGGGCGGCTGGGTGAGGAACGGGCGGATCTCCAGCCACTCCTCCAGCGGCTTCCCGCCGGCGCCCGGGGCCGCGGAGAGCTCGCCGGCCAGCTCCAGGGCGCGGTCGTAGTCGTCGACGTCGATGACCATCCACCCGGCGATCAGGTCCTTGGTCTCCGCGAACGGGCCGTCGGTCACCGGCGGCCGCCCCTCGCCGTCGTAGCGGACGAAGGTGCCCGCGGGGGAGAGGGCCTGCCCGTCGACGTACTCGCCGGTGCTCTCCAGGCGTGCGGCGAAGTCGCTCATGTACTGGACGTGGTCGGAGATCTCCTGCTCGGTCCACCGGTCCATCGGTACGTCGAAGCGCGGCTCGGGTCCGCCGCGGTAGTGCTTGAGCAGCAGGTACTTGGCCATGGTGTCCTCCTCGATGCGGTGCGGCCCCGGATGGCCGCGCTCACTGCTGGGACGGAGCCGTCGGCCGGTCCTCGACATCGAGGGCGGCCCGTCTCGGAATCTAGTGGGCACGAGGGCCACATGCGCCTAGCCTCGGCAGCACACCGGCCCGGACGGGCGGGGACGACGGGCGTGGACAGGAGACCGTGGTGCCGCACCGGATCCTGCACCTCTCCGACACGCATGCGGGCGCCACCGGCCGCGACCAGCACGATGTCGACGCCCTCGCCGCGCTGGACGGGCTCCTGCACGACTGCCGGCACCTGCCGAACCTCGACCTCGTGCTGGTGACCGGCGACGTCGCCGACGACGGCTCGGCCGAGGGGTGCGCCGCGGTCCGCGAGCGGGTGGGCCGCTTCGCCGCCTCCCGCGGCATCCCACACGTCTACACGACCGGCAACCACGACCGGCGCCCGGGATTCACGCTGGCGCTGGGGACCGGGCACCTCGACGACACCGGCGCCGACGTCGGGGTCATGCTCGACGGGCTCGACGGGCTCGACGGGCCAGGCGGGTCCGAGGGGGAGCGCGCGGCGGTGAGCATGGTCGGCGGCTTGCGCGTGGTCACCCTGGACAGCCTGGTCCCCGGCGCCGTCCACGGGGTGGTGAGCCGGCGGCAGCTCAGCGCGTTGCGCGGGCTGCTGCGCGACCCGGCCCCGGCCGGGACCGTCCTCGCCCTGCACCACCCGCCCATCCACACCCAGTCCGCGCCCTGGATGCGCCCGGGCGGGCTGCACAACCGCGACGAGCTGGCCGAGGTGATCGCGGGCACCGACGTGGTCGCCGTCCTCTGCGGCCACTTCCATCTGCAGCTCGGCGGGCAGCTCGCCGGGGTGCCGGTGTGGGTGACGCCCGGCGTGGTGACCCGCATCGACCTGACCGCGGCGTCCGACGTGGTCCGCGCCGTCCGTGGCGCCGGCGCGACAGTGGTCGACCTGGGTGGGCCGTTCTCCCCGTCCTTCCACGTCCTGCACGCGCGGGACGCGGAGGTCGGGCAGCAGGTGTACGTCGCCGACCCGGCCGGCTTCCGGGACGGGTCAGCGGGGACCGGCCGATGAGCGAGGACCACCGGGTGTCGCGGAACCCGGCTGAGCCGCCCAAGACCGGCGCGGCCGGCGCGCGCCGGTGGTCGGACTACCTGGACTGGGTCCGCGAGGACTGCATCGGGGCGGTGACGTCGCTCTCCGAGCAGGAGCAGCGCGCGGCGCTGCTGCCGTCCGGCTGGACCCCGCTGGAGCTGCTGCACCACCTGGTCCACATGGAGCAGCGCTGGTTCGTCTGGGGCTTCCTCGGCGAGGAGGTCGCGCAGCCGTGGGGCGACTGGAACCGTGAGGAGCCGTGGGAGGACACCGACGTGGTCGCCGCGGAGGCCCGCTGGCGGGTGCCGGAGGGCCTGACGGCCGAGGCCGTCGCCGAGCGCCTCCGGGCCCAGGGCGAGCGCACCCGGGCCGTGCTGCGCGACCACGACCTGGGGGAGCCGGGCCGCTCCGGTGGCCGCTTCGGGGCGCAGCCGCCCACGCTGGAGTGGATCTGCTTCCACGTCCTGGCCGAGTACGCCCGGCACGCCGGCCAGCTCGACGTCGTCGTGGAGCTGCTCGAGGAGCGCCGGTAGCCGCGGACCCCGAGGAGGGCCGGCTACCGGGCGTCGCTGAGTTGCCCGAGTGCCACCCGGCCCAGCTCACGCGCGTGCACCTCGGCGCTGTCGATCACCGGCAGCGGGCTGTCCTCGGGGCTCACCAGCAGGCCGATCTCCGTGCACGCGAGCACCACCGCCTCGGCGCCCTGGTCGGCCAGCCGCCGGATCACCTCGACGTACGTCGCGCGGGAGGCGTCGCTGATGATGCCGCGGGTGAGCTCGTCGAACACGATCGCGTCGACGATCTCGCGGTCGGCGGCGTCCGGGGCGACCGCGGCCACCCCGTGCCGGGCGAGCCGGTCGGCGTAGAACGTCTCCTCCATCACCCAGCGGGTGCCGAGGATGCCGAGCGTCCGCCAGCCGCGCCGGGTGGCCTCGGCCGCGACCGCGTCGCCGATGTGCAGCAGCGGCACGTCGAGCGCGGCCTCGACCTGGGGCGCGACCTTGTGCATCAGGTTGGTGCAGATCGCCACGGCGCTCGCGCCCCCGGCCACACAGCGCTGCCCGGCCTCGGCCAGCAGCTCGCCGGCCCGGTCCCAGTCGCCGCGCACCTGGCATTCGCGGACCTCCGCGAAGTCCAGCGACTGCAGCGCGATCCGCGCCGACGCGTGGCCGCCGCGCGCGGCCGAGACCATCTCGTTGATGATCCGGTAGTAGGTCGCGGTCGAGTGCCAGCTCATGCCGCCGATCAGGCCCAAGGTCTCCATGGCCACCATCCTCCGGCCACCCCGGATTCATAGGTAGCCTGCGATTGCCGAAGGCAGCCCTTAGCGGATCTAATGGACAAGTGGATCCTCGACGCGTGCTGCTGTTCCGGACCGTCGCCCGGTCCGGCTCGCTGAGCGCCGCCGCCCGGGAGCTCGGGTCGACCCAGTCGGCCGTCAGCCAGCAGCTGCGGCAGCTCGAGCGCGAGGCGGGCGGGCCGCTGCTGGTGCGCACCACCCGCGGCACCCGGCTCACCGAGGCCGGCACGGCGCTGCTGGCCCGGGCCGACGCCGTCCACGGCGCCCTGCACCTGGCGCGCGAGGAGCTCGGGGCACTCGCGAACCTGCGCGCCGGGACGGTGCGGCTGGCCGCGTTCCCGTCCGCGGCCGCGACGCTCGTGCCGCCCGCGGTCCGCGCGCTCTACGACGACCACGCCGGCGTCCAGGTCACGCTCGTCGAGACCGAGCCGCCGGAGGCCTGGGCGGCTGTCCTCGCCGGCGACATCGATGTCGCCCTGGTCTTCGGGTACGACGGCCCGCCCGCCGACGACGGCTCGCTGGCGTGGGTGCCGCTCGGCGTCGAGCCGCTCTCGCTGGTCCTCGCTCCGGACCGCGACGCACCCGCCCGGCCGGCGCCTTCCTGGCTCGCCGAGCAGGACTGGGTGGCCGGCTGCGAGCGGTGCCGCCAGCACCTGGTCGAGAGCTGCCGGGCCGCCGGGTTCGAGCCGCGTCTGCTGCACGAGAGCGACGACTACGTGGTCGTGCAGAACCTGGTCGCGCACGGGCTCGGCGTCACCGTGCTGCCCCAGCTCGCGCTCACCGCCTTCCGCCACCCCGAGGTCGAGGTGCGCCGTGCGCCGGCGTTCGGCGAGCGGCACGTCGGGATGGTGCACCGCCAGGGGGCCGAGGACGTGCCCGCGATCCGGGCGCTGATGGAGCGGCTCCAGGCCGGAGCCGCGGGAGTCCTCGGCGGGCACTGACCCGGGGGACCCCCGAGCACCACCGCGCACCACCGGGGACCGCGCAGCGCCGGCGGCACGGTTGGACCCCGGGGTCGGGGGTACCGCCGCGCGCATGAGCGGTCTCCCGCAGGTCTCGGTCGTGATCATCACCCGGGACCGGCGAGACGACCTCCTGCGGACCCTGGAGCGGCTGCGGCCCCTGGTGCACTCGGGGGAGATCGCCGAGCTCATCGTCGTGGACAACGCCTCGACCGACGGCACCGCGGCCGTAGTCCGCGAGCGGATGCCCGGCGCCCGGCTCCTGGTGCAGCCGAGGAACCTCGGCGCGGTCGGGCGCACGGTCGGCGTCGAGGCCAGCCGCTCGCCGGTCGTGGCCTTCGCCGA from Nocardioides pantholopis harbors:
- a CDS encoding exonuclease/endonuclease/phosphatase family protein, which gives rise to MTGSVLVRLAAPMLTGALGLGLLAASPAGAAPLAPSSSAASSAASSASWSAQQAAERADARAKQRNPTGRAAGSPANGSGFLKVSLSNVEGNRIRVSWKRPTKAKKIKRFVVRTSGNRQKYNTVRGFKVKRTKQSVVVPHNVNATPASGNFTFVQVLVKRTNGRTGNSPTKWIQASLGAECPAGPQVKVGTFNVRGWRHDKKLGAGFTWQHRGPRVVSTILRSGSGAVALQEAGSNGGQGYGPQRQWQWIVSRLNAAAGSSGQWRAASDDPYSEGGRGYVGTRLIYDAARFDQLGTGVASVTDPSGVPNAWTPWVQLRDRASGRAFHLVSVHLMVGESRKAYKIRGRQTQKVIALARSLAAGGGQVFVAGDFNSTVNTKPSNNVHRAMLAAGFYDAFATRNLVNSKYGTGHGFNFPVRPSPYRRDYVMSLGPVQGSCGLWNMAYRHKKDVASDHFMQVATLPLG
- a CDS encoding VOC family protein; translation: MTISTVPHLNFRGQARAALEFYRSVFGGDLVAVTYQDAHSVERPDEADQVMWGQVVSGDGFHVMAYDVPSSRPWSPGQAPYFVSVRGQDAEEVAAYWHRLAAGATVVVPLAPAGWAPLYGMLTDRFGVTWVLDVAAEHVPV
- a CDS encoding helix-turn-helix transcriptional regulator, giving the protein MATTSGRLLALLSLLQSRRDWPGQLLAERLEVSERTVRRDVERLRELGYPIGAVKGPDGGYRLQAGAELPPLLFDDGQAVALAVALRTAAGSGAEVGEDAARALATVRQVMPSRLRHRIDAVQVSAVGPRAGAAAARVDPQVLVTLAGAVRSREVVRFDYAPADVSADGSPDPDVDPDAGRPPRRVEPHHVVTRAGRWYLVGWDSDRAGWRVFRADRISPRTPLGPRFAPRELPDGVDVGTFLAGRFRGSTRRDDWPCRGEVLIDLPAGEVAPYAHDGLVEALGPDRCRLVVGSWSWAGLVALIGRYDAELEVVGPPELRAELARTAARFTRAAERVPARPGRADRRSGGPPAG
- a CDS encoding RNA polymerase sigma factor, whose translation is MTSGLGPGEVDEPLVRALTPSVIGVLVRRGADFAAAEDAVQDALLEAVRTWPPSPPRDPKAWLVAVAWRRFLDATRAEASRRRREERVEDEPPPGPGSPRDDTLQLYFLCAHPSLSPASAVALTLRAVGGLSTRQIAQAYLVPEATMAQRISRAKRTVSGVRFDQPGDVATVLRVLYLVFNEGYSGDVDLAAEAIRLTRQLAGTIDHPEVAGLLALMLLHHARRPARTAPDGSLVPLAEQDRDRWDVRRVAEGIAILQAALARDRLGEFQAQAAIAALHADARTAEETDWVQIVEWYDELVRLTGSPIARLNRAVALGEADGARAGLAALAELDPALPRYAAVAAHLHERDGDVAGAARLYAEAAHRAADLAERDHLTRQAARLNAGQPGRDGPGPARRRG
- a CDS encoding YciI family protein → MAKYLLLKHYRGGPEPRFDVPMDRWTEQEISDHVQYMSDFAARLESTGEYVDGQALSPAGTFVRYDGEGRPPVTDGPFAETKDLIAGWMVIDVDDYDRALELAGELSAAPGAGGKPLEEWLEIRPFLTQPPTVTP
- a CDS encoding metallophosphoesterase family protein — translated: MPHRILHLSDTHAGATGRDQHDVDALAALDGLLHDCRHLPNLDLVLVTGDVADDGSAEGCAAVRERVGRFAASRGIPHVYTTGNHDRRPGFTLALGTGHLDDTGADVGVMLDGLDGLDGPGGSEGERAAVSMVGGLRVVTLDSLVPGAVHGVVSRRQLSALRGLLRDPAPAGTVLALHHPPIHTQSAPWMRPGGLHNRDELAEVIAGTDVVAVLCGHFHLQLGGQLAGVPVWVTPGVVTRIDLTAASDVVRAVRGAGATVVDLGGPFSPSFHVLHARDAEVGQQVYVADPAGFRDGSAGTGR
- a CDS encoding mycothiol transferase, which translates into the protein MSEDHRVSRNPAEPPKTGAAGARRWSDYLDWVREDCIGAVTSLSEQEQRAALLPSGWTPLELLHHLVHMEQRWFVWGFLGEEVAQPWGDWNREEPWEDTDVVAAEARWRVPEGLTAEAVAERLRAQGERTRAVLRDHDLGEPGRSGGRFGAQPPTLEWICFHVLAEYARHAGQLDVVVELLEERR
- a CDS encoding aspartate/glutamate racemase family protein, producing the protein METLGLIGGMSWHSTATYYRIINEMVSAARGGHASARIALQSLDFAEVRECQVRGDWDRAGELLAEAGQRCVAGGASAVAICTNLMHKVAPQVEAALDVPLLHIGDAVAAEATRRGWRTLGILGTRWVMEETFYADRLARHGVAAVAPDAADREIVDAIVFDELTRGIISDASRATYVEVIRRLADQGAEAVVLACTEIGLLVSPEDSPLPVIDSAEVHARELGRVALGQLSDAR
- a CDS encoding LysR family transcriptional regulator gives rise to the protein MDPRRVLLFRTVARSGSLSAAARELGSTQSAVSQQLRQLEREAGGPLLVRTTRGTRLTEAGTALLARADAVHGALHLAREELGALANLRAGTVRLAAFPSAAATLVPPAVRALYDDHAGVQVTLVETEPPEAWAAVLAGDIDVALVFGYDGPPADDGSLAWVPLGVEPLSLVLAPDRDAPARPAPSWLAEQDWVAGCERCRQHLVESCRAAGFEPRLLHESDDYVVVQNLVAHGLGVTVLPQLALTAFRHPEVEVRRAPAFGERHVGMVHRQGAEDVPAIRALMERLQAGAAGVLGGH